The window TCCCAGCATGTTGGAGGACAGTGAGGTAGTTTCACACACTCCTAGAACCATGTCATGAAATAAACAGCTACTTTTCATGATATTTCCACGATTAATGACTGACATGGAAGCTTCCTGTTGGACATTCTCCCCATAAAGTCAACATTGACATTCAATAAAACCAACAGATTGGCggatgctttaaaaaaaaaaaaaagaacctctGCTTTTACTGGACGTGTGACCTTTGTGTGCTTCCTTCTGTGTTTGCCGAGGGCGATGCACCGATGCGGTTTCAGCTCGGCAAACACAGCAAAGGAGCGTTACAAATCCTCTGCTTCTAAGCACgtaacagcatttttttttttggaactaCTGCATGAAACGTGATAACATATTGAAGTAAACAAAACACTAACCCCAGTAACACGCCTGTCACAAAACCTGCAATCTCGCTTTCTTCCAGTAGGTGGCAGCAGCCCTTGGAATACTACCACCGTAACATGTCCTAATGTCAGTAACTACCCAATACGCTACACGGAGTCATAATCGGTAAATCAGTAAGGACGATTCAAACACAGTGCAATCCAGTCTTTGGCTAACGACTGTGCCAAGGAGCTTGAAAAGCACCTCTTCCATTGTTTGGGAACGCTTGGCCTTCCcgatgaaatacagtaatccctcgtttatggcggttaactggttccagactcgagcgtgataagtgaattccttatttttaaatggcatattttcgtAGTTCGAGCCTAGAAAATCAGTGTAAGACCttccaaaataatttttttaacattagagccctctagacacgaaataacacccctatagtcacttttacactcctgttacccactatagtagacatacaaaaataagagaaaataagataaatagGAATCGTGCTGTTGCTGAgaatgtggacaggaagtgacgtcggggtgtTCAtcgttgacttttagcttgtcgtgtgtcacagctgcaacagtagcctgtgccTGTCGCGAGATCatgcaaacctgcaataaaagcctattgctCCGCCCATCAAGTGTGTCCCACTCATCACAGTAacatttactgacacctagtgaccagtgtagaatactacataccatcgccacgtctttgaatgcatcttctcaaTGCATTAGTTTTACTTCGTTGagcccatttttatgctggaaaattcttcatttgggcaaaaaaGGGCAAActttgcttatatatgcatattttttgactaatacgTACTTtgtattcaaccaggaaacagcataaTATtaatttacagtcatcccttgtttatagcggttaaccggtttatgactttctaaatacgctttttaacattattagagccctgtagacatgaaattagacccctatagtcacctttacagtcctattatttattctttacaacacattgcagcTCTTATGCTGCATGGCATCGAGACAGCCACTAGCTagagagctaaccagttagcctcaaattgatttcttctaaccttaagaagccaaaaatgtactaCTTCCACTTTTCACTCTGTGATGtgggacatgccgtggctgacttcacgcagtgttaaggtaatgtcatgtaagctaatatctcaatgttttgtgtcattactgccgcctagtgagcaaaataatacaagtacatatcacttgtatttccatatgtttggactaataatagaacATAGTCTTCAGTCTACCACCTAACAtctatcattcattcattcattcattcatttctggaaAACCACGACattgcaagggatgactgtatttttgaACAAACGTGctggagtgaagccgcgaaattcaaagcgcaaagtggcgagggattactgtattactaatgtcaaatgtaacttttcatcaaaagtattttttactTTGGCCAAGAAATATTTTTGATTGTCTTAAAATAAGTGTTAAACATGGTGACGAGTTCACCAAGGAGGCACTttcagtaactttttttttttttttacactgcatgtaaacgtatgGTCAGTGAATCTCAGCATCCACCATCGTAGACGCCATTGGGCTTGGACGTGTGCTCAACGTGATGGACGGCGTCGGCGATGGTGAAGAATATCAATCCGTCGTCCCCGCCCTGTTTTTCCGGGATGTACCCCCCTCGTTGAAGAGCATCCAGGACGGCGGTGTTGCACTGAGCCAGGACCACCGTGACCCCTAGCTCGCCGTAATCTTTGCGGACTTCTTTCAGGGCGTTGACGCCGGTGGTGTCGAGGAACAAGACGGCGCTGCAGTCTAGCACTAAGCCGCGTAAAATGCTTTGCGATTTCTTGTCCAGCATCAAAGTTATGTTGGCAGCGGCTTCGCCGTCTTCTTTGCGTGACGCTTCCTTCGTGGAGTTCTGGACTCCTTCCTTCTCACACTTGACACGGCGGGTCTTCTCCTTCACGGGGTCGAGCCCCGTGCGGCGGTACAAAGATTTCTTGAACAAAGTCTGGTTGGCGTAGTAGATGGGGGCGGGGTATCTAATGACGGCCACTCCCGGGTGAGTGTGGAGGCCGTGGTACGAGGCCAGGACCTCGTAGTGGTCCCGGCTGGGGGTCCGGCCCAGCTCCAGCACCTGCGCCTGCTGGGTTCGGCCCAAGACGCTAAAGGCGGACACGAGAACCCCCACCAGGAGACCCAGCTCCGTGTTGACCAGCGCTGAAGTCGCCATGGTGATGAGCCAGATGGAGGCGTCCACGCGGTTGGCGCGCCACATGCGCGGGACTTCGGCAAACTTTCGTAGAGCGCCACGGAGGTTGACCACAATGATGACGGCTAGCACACAtctaaagaagaagaaagtagaGGAAAACATTCAAATGAGAGGTTTATGAATGAATGTTATGTAGCTATACCTAATTcaagctgctgtatgtcacctagagggcgctaactttcaACCGTACTGCTAGCATGAATGGAAATTGTTCATCGCCTTTCTGAGACCACTTTGGTGTGTGTGGAAGCACTACAGACATGTACGTGAATACCAACCAGCTGTGAGTGACCAGTCATCTTGTTTGGtttgccgatccgctgtattttaaaGATCGGATAACATCGGGCCGATTCGGTTGCCGCATAacattcgtaactctgggccacactccaaagCGGTAGGTGCGCCTCAAAGCCGGTTGCCACtcaactcccgccacccgcaagaagaagaaaaggcaacaccgtcgtacagacatgtccgcggtgtatcgtggtgaagttagtttcacgtttcacgttggacattggctattcggctccgtagctacagctgtagttccccctcactgtgcctggacttCTGTGTCATTTTGCAGGGCGCTTgcatgggaagtgctgctctaaccgctggttgtttatagtagggactgtcaataaatgACCATTGCATTGAAGAGTTATATATTCTAACTCACAcaacaaattgatctataatcatgtcaaatgattagttctagcctaaaagtattttgcatgcctattttttccaatattggatggacttttattggatcttttattggattagggacctgactcacagaggtttgttacaaaaaccaaacaatattgttggtcatgccatgtaacaaaaaagtaaattcagaaATACTtggtttgcattatttttaatgctttgaagagctattttcataaccatattcaattccacaaattcatgtttggaataaaagcttattataaaaaaaaaaaaaaatcggattggcaagactataaaaaaaatcggattggatcggaagccaaaaaatgtggatcgggacgtCCCTAGAGCGAGTGACACAGCTACACGACTGTcgcaaaatgtctttttttcaggtttttgtGGCGCCTTTCCCCTCATTGGGGGTCCCAGCAAGACCCCAAAATGGCAGAAACGGCACTTTTCCTTTCAAGTCGCTAACTCAGCCGTTTCTTCAGGTTCGGACCTGTCTCAAAATCAAATTTTTTTCTGGGAGGTCCGGAAGCTGGGGGAACCTCCCACACCCTCACTGGGGGTCCTGGTGGAACCCAAAAAtggcagaagaaaaaaaaaatcacttttccaAGGGATCGATTTccgaccctttttttttttttaggcccgGACCTGTTGCGAAATTGTATATATTTCGGGGCCCATAATGAGGCTCCCATAAAATGCCACTTTTCCAAGTGATCAATATTCTGCCGTTTTTTTAGGTAGGGACTTTCCGTGCTGCATCTATGGCACTTCTCTTCTCCAGGAGCCAGGAGGTTGGGGGGAAGCCTCCCACATTCTCATCAGGGGTCCTAATTATGGCggcaaaactgcacttttctggaATTCTGTAATTGTAATCTCATGTCTTGGATGTAGAAGAACAGGAGTCCAATAAAGTGACTCACTTCTGGAGGGAAAAGAAGAGCGGTGCGATGAccagcagcaccagcagcagGACCACGGCGCTGACCAGCCCCGACACCTGCGTCTGGCAACCCGTGGACTCCTTGACCAGCGTTTTGGTCAGGGCGGCGCTGGTGGTGAAGCAGCGGAAGAACGACGGCAGGATGTTGCAGAAGCCGATGGCGTACATCTCCTGGTTGGCATCCACTCGGTAGCCGTGCTTCTTGGCGAACATCTCGGACAGCGACACCGTGATGGCGAATCCCACCAGCGCGACGGAGAAGGCGTCCACCGCCACGTTGGGGATGAGGGACCATGAGGGGAGCTGCGGCGGGAGGAAGCCCGTGGGGATCTCCCCGGCCACGTCGGAACCGTAGTCGGTGTTGAAGTGGCCAAAATGAGACGCCAGCGTCGCGATGATGACAACAAAGAGCTCGAAGGGAATTGGAGCCTGGGAAACACAAAAGAAACAGTAAGTTAAGATCTTTACTGTTTGTGTGTTGGGTACTTGTACTTCCCGGTTGATGGAAAAAGACGCTCACAATGGATGGGCTGTGCCATCATATTCATACCAAACGGTTAAAAGTCACCATAACCCCCAAAATGTATTCCTCAGCCTTCTAGCAGTTGCTTCCAGATCCAAATGTTCCCGGTTTGAGATCAGTTGTGGAGTGACAAACCTGTACAAGGACttgtttttaccttcaacttGGCCTTGAAGCGGTAGTTGAGCTCCTTGGCGGGTACCAGCACGAGTAGACACACCAGGCTGGTCAGCAGGTCACACAGGTTGGTCTGGCCCAGGCTGGCAAGCACACTGAACCAGGTCTTGAACAGCGTGAACCAGCCCTGCGCCCTGCGGATCTTCAGTCCTAGGAGGTACTTGACCTGCGAGGTGAGGATGGTCAGGGAGGCTCCGGTGGCAAAGCCGCTCAGGAGGGAGTCGGAGAGGTAGACAGATACGAAGCCCACCTGGAAAATACCCATCAGCacctgagagagagagagagagagagagagagaataagaggtaaacaggaagtgatggttGACAAAGATGTAAAGTGGACTCAGCAGGTGTAGAAGCGCTCGTACCTGATAGACACCTGCGGTGAACGTGACCGTCGCCCCCACAGCTATTGCGTAGCAGCTCTTGTCACACTCCACCACCGCGCTGTTGTTCCCTTGGGCTGCCAGGAGGGCGGCGCTGTTGTTACTGCTCAGGCCCTCGCTGAGGTATCCCGCCACTGCCAGCTCCCTGTCCACCACCTGACCCACAAGCAGGCAAAGCACCCCAAAAATGCCCACGGAGATGTGTCTGGAGGTGCCTAGCAGGGTGTAGATGatggaggagaagaaggacgtGTAGAGCCCGTAGATGGGGTCCTGACCAGCCAATAGGGAGTAGGCGATGGACTGGGGGACCAATAAGATTCCCACAATGAGTCCAGACATGACGTCGCCCAGGATCCAGTCTCTCAGCTGGTACTGTGGCAGCCATTTTAAGATGGGAACAAAGCCCAGGATCTTGGCCTTGACCTTCTGCGGAGAGCACGAGCAGTGCTTCTTCAGTCGGCGTGACACCACGGTCTGACAGCTTTGAGGCGCTCCTTTCTCCACTCTTTCCAGGACGAGCGGCTGGTGCTGCCCGCCCTCGGCGTTGCTCTCTGGTGCTGTGGTGCAGCAGTCATCTCTATGAGGCATCATCCAGCTCGTCTCTGCGGTCCACAAAGGTGGTTAACTACTCTTTACACGTGTGTCTGTTAAGAATACAACTTATAACATTCCCTGTACACTTAATAAGCGTTTTATGATacccacagtttgaccctggaacagatggtttctatttacatgatttcctgtgggattgtaaatatgtttaCCCTATATAAGACTTACCTAGATAAGAATGCTGTGTAGCTATTTTAACTCACATACTACACAGGTAATGAACACAACTACCGAGGACTTCTGTTTTCAATGTAAATTAATCATCaaagtaaataaacaaatgtgtaataatatcatgagacaGTTATACACTAATATATCTTCACTGTTACAGGCGGCGAGGGCAACCAGAACTGCGATGTGAAAACGGCTTTGACGCCCATGAACAACACCTTTGCGTAGTTTGTTACAGAGTTACACTGACAACttgtggcctggcatgcacactGCTACAACGTGCACGGCGCACAGAAAGGATGGCTTCACAAAATGCACACTGCATAATAAAATCGTGTCTGAAACCTGCCCCGACCTGGTTAGCGCTTGAAGCAACTTGGCACCCAACTGGCTGCTTGTGCAAACTGTACTCGAAGCTTGTAGCGTGAAAGAAAGCCTTGCTTTCATCGGCCGCAGACCCTGAACGGCAGCATGGGGTTtcaagtcatcatattacaggTCAGGTCAGTGGGGGGTGTGGACTTCTTACTGaagtttattcattcattcatctgctGCTCAAGCATGGGGAATGATAGTCAGGAAAAATAGAATTAGCTTTCAAAAAGATGTTTAATGTGAAAACTTGCTGTGCCTTCTGACATGTTACACAAATACAGCACGTGTTAAATATGTAAAAAGACTGTAATGTAAGAAAAAGCATACAAGTTAGCGATTCTTTTCAGAAAGACATCCGCTGAGAAGCATATGTCACGTGGAGAGTTCTTcctttttatgtaattttaaaCAAAACCGATTGAATGAAAAAGACACTAACATTCATTACAGGTTTGTTACGTGTGTAGTAATGTTAATGAGATTACTCTTCCGGGCTATATTTAACAGTAAATGCCGTGAAGCGGAGATTCAAAAAAGAACTTTATGTGTACATTGACAGATGAAGTCAGGACGCCGACGTCACAACGAGCCAGCTAACAGCATGAATGAGCGCCTTTGTCAACAACAAGTAGTCAACGTGTCAAACTCTTCAACGTGGAAGCGAACCTTGATTGTCACCGATTGGAACAAAAGTCGGGTTTCTTTTTTCAGTAATTTAGCTTGAAGTCACTGACCTGAGCTCGACTCGTTGGCGACTGCTCACACACGGAGAGAGAACTTACTTTCATTCTGCCTCAACTTCTCGGTACGCGAGCTCACTGCGTGATGACGTAATAGGCGGTGTCACATGAGATGAGTCAAAGATGGACGGCTTGAGGCGAACTGTCACTCTGAGGAAAATACCACTGCCTCGGAACACAAACGTCATCTTGATTCCTTTTACTGGCTCGAGTGTTTATGTGTCTCTCGGTAAAGTGAATTGGGTACTTGTGTCACTCGAGTCACCCGTCACAGAGCGCAGGCGCGAAAACTCGCACAAGCGGAACAAGTTGTGACTCGGGTACTTGATT of the Dunckerocampus dactyliophorus isolate RoL2022-P2 chromosome 11, RoL_Ddac_1.1, whole genome shotgun sequence genome contains:
- the slc26a2 gene encoding sulfate transporter, coding for MMPHRDDCCTTAPESNAEGGQHQPLVLERVEKGAPQSCQTVVSRRLKKHCSCSPQKVKAKILGFVPILKWLPQYQLRDWILGDVMSGLIVGILLVPQSIAYSLLAGQDPIYGLYTSFFSSIIYTLLGTSRHISVGIFGVLCLLVGQVVDRELAVAGYLSEGLSSNNSAALLAAQGNNSAVVECDKSCYAIAVGATVTFTAGVYQVLMGIFQVGFVSVYLSDSLLSGFATGASLTILTSQVKYLLGLKIRRAQGWFTLFKTWFSVLASLGQTNLCDLLTSLVCLLVLVPAKELNYRFKAKLKAPIPFELFVVIIATLASHFGHFNTDYGSDVAGEIPTGFLPPQLPSWSLIPNVAVDAFSVALVGFAITVSLSEMFAKKHGYRVDANQEMYAIGFCNILPSFFRCFTTSAALTKTLVKESTGCQTQVSGLVSAVVLLLVLLVIAPLFFSLQKCVLAVIIVVNLRGALRKFAEVPRMWRANRVDASIWLITMATSALVNTELGLLVGVLVSAFSVLGRTQQAQVLELGRTPSRDHYEVLASYHGLHTHPGVAVIRYPAPIYYANQTLFKKSLYRRTGLDPVKEKTRRVKCEKEGVQNSTKEASRKEDGEAAANITLMLDKKSQSILRGLVLDCSAVLFLDTTGVNALKEVRKDYGELGVTVVLAQCNTAVLDALQRGGYIPEKQGGDDGLIFFTIADAVHHVEHTSKPNGVYDGGC